Proteins co-encoded in one Coriobacteriia bacterium genomic window:
- a CDS encoding PHP domain-containing protein has translation MRVLADLHTHTVASGHAYSTVAELAASAAAKGLELIAVTDHGPGCPGGAHPYHFWNLKALPSVLGGVRLLKGVETNLVDSDNGLDLPDEILAQLDYVAVGFHPAGGFDDGDAGRNTRALVRVMENPLVDAVTHPGNGHYPVDVHEVVEAAVRHRVALELNDWTFSGTSSRTQFAEGELEVARLAKAAGAKVVVGSDAHFHLHVGRFDAALAAAEAAGLTEDDVVNTTADRVLAHLLEKRERPRLDAGGEW, from the coding sequence ATGCGCGTCCTGGCAGACCTGCACACCCACACCGTCGCGTCCGGACACGCTTACTCCACGGTGGCGGAGCTGGCGGCGAGTGCCGCCGCCAAGGGGCTCGAGCTGATAGCGGTGACCGACCACGGGCCCGGCTGCCCCGGCGGCGCTCATCCGTACCACTTCTGGAACCTGAAGGCGCTGCCGTCTGTCCTGGGCGGGGTGCGGCTGCTCAAGGGCGTGGAGACGAACCTCGTCGACAGCGACAACGGTCTCGACCTGCCCGACGAGATCCTCGCCCAGCTCGACTACGTCGCGGTCGGCTTCCACCCTGCCGGCGGTTTCGACGACGGGGACGCCGGGCGTAACACGCGGGCACTCGTGCGCGTGATGGAGAACCCTCTGGTGGATGCGGTGACGCACCCGGGTAACGGCCACTACCCGGTCGACGTACACGAAGTCGTGGAGGCCGCAGTCCGTCACCGCGTCGCGCTCGAGCTCAACGACTGGACCTTCTCGGGCACGAGCTCACGGACGCAGTTCGCCGAGGGTGAGCTGGAGGTCGCTCGGCTGGCCAAGGCGGCCGGCGCCAAGGTGGTGGTCGGCTCGGACGCGCACTTCCACTTGCACGTCGGTCGCTTCGACGCGGCGCTGGCCGCCGCCGAGGCGGCGGGGCTGACCGAGGACGACGTCGTGAACACGACGGCCGATCGCGTGCTGGCCCATCTGCTCGAGAAGCGGGAGCGGCCGCGACTGGATGCGGGGGGCGAGTGGTGA
- a CDS encoding MerR family transcriptional regulator, which produces MGLEPDIPVYSINAVSETTGVPVAALRYWEKAYGLIKPVRTEGGHRLYSREDVERIKWLKAKIDEEGLQAGA; this is translated from the coding sequence ATGGGTCTCGAACCGGACATCCCCGTCTATTCGATCAACGCGGTCAGCGAGACGACGGGCGTCCCCGTCGCCGCGCTGCGATACTGGGAGAAGGCCTACGGCCTCATCAAGCCCGTCCGCACCGAGGGCGGGCACCGCCTCTACAGCCGCGAGGACGTCGAGCGCATCAAGTGGCTGAAGGCCAAGATCGACGAAGAGGGACTGCAGGCCGGCGCCTGA
- a CDS encoding transketolase family protein, whose product MSGARATREALGQTLLELAEEGRDDVVAVDADLARSTTTAKFAAVHPERFFDAGVAEQNMIGVAAGLAAAGLTPFTGSFAVFAAGRAYDQVRNTVCYSNLGVKLCPTHAGVTVGPDGGSHQMLEDIALMSVLPRMRVLVPADYHAARAAIRLAASTPGPFYVRLGRTAVPYIYEESVEIELGRAHVLREGSDVSLVACGVMVAAALQAADELADEGVSAEVIDAVSVKPLDAETIAGSAGRTGGVVVCEEHSVIGGLGSAVATVLGERVPVPLRRIGVRDVFGISGEPAELLSHFGLTAEDVARAAREVLAARS is encoded by the coding sequence GTGAGCGGGGCGCGCGCCACGCGGGAGGCCCTCGGACAGACGCTGCTCGAGCTCGCCGAGGAGGGGCGCGACGATGTCGTGGCGGTGGACGCCGACCTCGCAAGGTCCACCACCACGGCCAAGTTCGCGGCGGTCCACCCCGAGCGCTTCTTCGACGCCGGAGTCGCCGAGCAGAACATGATCGGCGTCGCCGCGGGGCTGGCGGCGGCAGGGCTGACGCCGTTCACCGGAAGCTTCGCCGTCTTCGCCGCGGGCCGCGCGTATGACCAGGTGCGCAACACCGTGTGCTACTCGAACCTCGGGGTGAAGCTCTGCCCTACTCACGCCGGGGTCACGGTGGGTCCTGACGGAGGCAGCCACCAGATGCTGGAGGACATCGCGCTGATGAGCGTCCTGCCTCGCATGCGCGTGCTCGTGCCGGCCGACTATCATGCCGCACGGGCGGCGATACGGCTCGCCGCATCGACGCCGGGTCCGTTCTACGTCCGTCTCGGGCGAACCGCGGTCCCGTACATCTACGAAGAGAGCGTCGAGATCGAGCTCGGGCGAGCGCACGTGCTGCGAGAGGGAAGCGACGTCTCGCTGGTGGCGTGCGGCGTGATGGTGGCCGCGGCTCTGCAGGCAGCCGACGAGCTCGCCGACGAGGGGGTCTCCGCCGAGGTCATCGACGCCGTCAGCGTCAAGCCCCTGGACGCCGAGACGATCGCAGGCTCCGCGGGCAGGACCGGAGGAGTCGTCGTCTGCGAGGAACACTCCGTCATCGGGGGCCTGGGCTCGGCCGTGGCGACCGTGCTGGGAGAGAGGGTCCCCGTCCCGTTGCGCCGGATCGGCGTGCGCGACGTCTTCGGCATCTCGGGCGAGCCGGCCGAGCTGCTGTCGCACTTCGGCCTCACCGCCGAGGACGTGGCGCGTGCGGCAAGAGAGGTGCTGGCGGCGAGGAGTTGA
- the ftsE gene encoding cell division ATP-binding protein FtsE has product MPLGIVGSTCQHIPAKKEPHHMITMRNVSKSYVADKPAALIDVDVEIGHGEFVFLVGHSGSGKSTFINLLLRQILPSRGQIAVAGQDLVKMKGWKVPYLRRNIGCVFQDFKLLPNKTTYENVAFALEVIGRSRHVIRTQVPEVLRLVGLEDKFASYPDELSGGEQQRVSIARAFVNRPPLLLADEPTGNLDPATSLGIMSLLNRINKTGTTVLVATHDREMVDSMRKRVIALEGGRIIRDQHRGVYGYGD; this is encoded by the coding sequence ATGCCGTTGGGAATCGTCGGCTCGACCTGCCAGCACATCCCAGCCAAGAAGGAGCCACATCACATGATCACCATGCGCAACGTGAGCAAGAGCTACGTTGCCGACAAGCCCGCTGCTCTCATCGACGTCGACGTGGAGATCGGCCACGGGGAGTTCGTCTTCCTCGTCGGACACTCCGGTTCGGGGAAGTCCACCTTCATCAACCTGCTGCTGCGCCAGATCCTGCCGAGCCGGGGACAGATCGCGGTCGCCGGACAGGACCTGGTGAAGATGAAGGGCTGGAAGGTGCCCTACCTTCGCCGCAACATCGGCTGCGTCTTCCAGGACTTCAAGCTGCTGCCCAACAAGACGACGTACGAGAACGTGGCCTTCGCGCTCGAGGTGATCGGGCGCTCCAGGCACGTGATCCGTACGCAGGTGCCCGAGGTCCTGCGCCTCGTCGGGCTCGAGGACAAGTTCGCCTCCTATCCCGACGAGCTCTCCGGGGGCGAGCAGCAGCGGGTCTCGATCGCGCGTGCCTTCGTCAACCGCCCGCCGCTGCTGCTTGCCGACGAGCCCACCGGCAACCTCGACCCGGCGACGTCGCTGGGCATCATGAGTCTGCTCAACCGCATCAACAAGACCGGCACCACCGTGCTGGTGGCCACGCACGACCGCGAGATGGTCGACTCCATGCGCAAGCGCGTCATCGCGCTGGAGGGCGGCCGCATCATCCGCGACCAGCACAGAGGGGTCTACGGCTATGGCGATTAG
- a CDS encoding transketolase — protein sequence MTTTVDVPSIEQTARRVRCLIVEMTAAAGSGHPGGSLSAADIAATLYLGVMRHDPACPDWPERDRFILSKGHAAPLIYAVLAEAGYLPVEELSSLRKLGSRLQGHPDSTKLPGIEVSTGSLGQGLSVAAGIALGLRLQGNVASRVYCLLGDGELQEGSIWEAAMFAAHHGLDSVTAVVDANGLQIDGPVDEIVRVQPIAEKFRAFGWEAIPVDGHDIAALLEAFARARKTVGRPTVLVADTVKGAGVSFMEGRCEWHGVAPTAEQAERALAELWGAEPPGEEAGR from the coding sequence ATGACGACGACCGTGGACGTGCCGAGCATCGAGCAGACCGCGCGGCGCGTGCGATGCCTCATCGTCGAGATGACCGCCGCGGCCGGTTCAGGCCACCCGGGCGGCTCGCTGTCGGCCGCCGACATCGCGGCGACGCTGTACCTCGGCGTCATGCGCCACGACCCCGCCTGCCCGGACTGGCCGGAGCGCGATCGCTTCATCCTGTCGAAGGGGCATGCGGCGCCGCTCATCTACGCGGTGCTCGCCGAGGCCGGCTACCTCCCGGTCGAGGAGCTCTCCTCGCTGCGCAAGCTCGGTTCCCGCCTGCAAGGCCATCCCGACAGCACGAAGCTGCCCGGCATCGAGGTCTCCACCGGCTCGCTCGGCCAGGGACTGTCCGTAGCCGCCGGGATCGCCCTCGGCTTGCGCCTGCAGGGCAACGTCGCGTCTCGCGTGTACTGTCTGCTCGGCGACGGCGAGTTGCAGGAGGGGTCGATCTGGGAAGCCGCCATGTTCGCCGCTCACCACGGCCTCGACAGCGTCACGGCCGTCGTGGACGCGAACGGGCTGCAGATCGACGGTCCCGTGGACGAGATCGTGCGCGTGCAGCCCATCGCCGAGAAGTTCCGCGCGTTCGGCTGGGAGGCCATCCCGGTCGACGGCCACGACATCGCCGCACTGCTGGAGGCATTCGCGCGCGCGAGGAAGACGGTAGGTCGGCCGACGGTGCTCGTCGCGGACACGGTCAAGGGCGCCGGCGTGTCCTTCATGGAGGGCAGGTGCGAGTGGCACGGCGTCGCGCCGACGGCTGAGCAGGCGGAGCGGGCGCTGGCCGAGCTCTGGGGCGCGGAGCCCCCGGGAGAGGAGGCCGGCAGGTGA
- a CDS encoding ABC transporter permease, translated as MAISVGYFLREGMVNFRRNWVMSLGAVITIYLSLLLVGVSLATGVVVDNLVKAMEAKVTIQVFLKDGAAEEDVTELQRAVSTDPMTKSVQYVSKDEALKRFTKSMAAEGPEIVQQLQGNPLPASLDIELNDPRQVDQMVEKIRNHPRFTSVIDRPDDPDKSLNWGQQVVERLFSVTRVIRVTEVVFIVMLAVVSFIFINNTIRLAIYARRKEIGIMRLVGASNWFIRVPFLLEGLTQGLIGAGLAILTLVVIQAAVMPQVQETLRFLPFSLTPSSSAQIGLVLVFFGMLIGLSGSGFALRRYLKV; from the coding sequence ATGGCGATTAGCGTCGGCTACTTCCTGAGAGAGGGGATGGTCAACTTCCGCCGCAACTGGGTGATGAGCCTGGGTGCGGTGATCACCATCTACCTCTCGCTGCTGCTCGTGGGCGTGTCGCTCGCCACAGGCGTCGTCGTCGACAACCTCGTCAAGGCGATGGAGGCCAAGGTCACGATCCAGGTCTTCCTCAAGGACGGCGCCGCCGAGGAGGACGTGACGGAGCTTCAGCGTGCGGTCTCGACGGATCCGATGACCAAGAGCGTGCAGTACGTGAGCAAGGACGAGGCGCTCAAGCGCTTCACCAAGAGCATGGCCGCCGAGGGGCCCGAGATCGTGCAGCAGCTCCAGGGCAACCCGCTGCCGGCCTCGCTGGACATCGAGCTCAACGACCCGCGGCAGGTCGACCAGATGGTGGAGAAGATACGGAATCACCCCAGATTCACCTCGGTGATCGACCGCCCGGACGACCCCGACAAGTCGCTCAACTGGGGACAGCAGGTCGTGGAGCGCCTGTTCTCGGTCACGCGCGTCATCCGCGTCACCGAGGTCGTCTTCATAGTGATGCTCGCGGTCGTCTCGTTCATCTTCATCAACAACACGATCCGCCTGGCCATCTACGCGCGGCGCAAGGAGATCGGCATCATGCGGCTGGTCGGCGCATCGAACTGGTTCATCCGGGTCCCGTTCCTCCTCGAGGGACTGACGCAGGGCCTGATCGGCGCGGGGCTGGCGATACTGACGCTCGTCGTCATCCAGGCGGCGGTCATGCCGCAGGTCCAGGAGACTCTGCGCTTCCTGCCGTTCAGCCTCACGCCCTCCTCGAGCGCCCAGATCGGGCTGGTGCTCGTCTTCTTCGGTATGCTCATAGGGCTCAGTGGCTCGGGATTCGCTCTGCGCCGGTACCTGAAGGTCTAG
- the prfB gene encoding peptide chain release factor 2 yields the protein MAEDRHNDIAVLRERVQRMGEYLHLGDKRVEVEALEVRASEPGFWDDQSAAQATMAKAAELRDEIAAYESIVAELEEAEVANELAVSEDDEDLATETLRMLRELVRRIDDLEVSTWFSGEFDSRDAIVTIIPGAGGLEAQDWAEMLMKMLVKYGESRRWKVDLHEAPPGVELGIERAVFTVHGRNAYGMLQSEMGVHRLVRISPTDERKRRHTTFAKVDVLPVLPAEIEVEIRDEDLRVDVYRSSGPGGQSVNTTDSAVRITHSPTGIVVTCQNEKSQTKNKETALTILRARVYELEKAKREAELEELRGEKRDIAFGSQIRSYVLYPYQMVKDHRTEIETGNVSAVLDGELEEFVVGFHRWRVGEEGIRPTAPAAAGSGE from the coding sequence ATGGCCGAAGACCGCCACAACGACATAGCCGTTCTGCGCGAGCGGGTCCAGCGGATGGGCGAGTACCTTCATCTGGGCGACAAGCGCGTCGAGGTCGAGGCGCTGGAGGTCCGGGCCTCAGAGCCCGGCTTCTGGGACGACCAGTCGGCGGCCCAGGCGACGATGGCCAAGGCCGCCGAGCTGCGGGATGAGATCGCGGCGTACGAGTCGATCGTGGCGGAGCTCGAGGAGGCCGAGGTCGCCAACGAGCTCGCTGTGAGCGAGGACGACGAGGACTTGGCGACCGAGACCTTGCGAATGCTGCGCGAACTCGTCCGACGCATCGACGACCTCGAGGTCTCGACGTGGTTCAGCGGCGAGTTCGACTCGCGTGACGCGATCGTCACGATCATCCCGGGGGCGGGGGGCCTGGAGGCGCAGGACTGGGCCGAGATGCTCATGAAGATGCTCGTCAAGTATGGCGAGTCCCGTCGCTGGAAGGTGGACCTGCACGAGGCGCCACCGGGAGTGGAGCTGGGCATCGAGCGGGCGGTCTTCACAGTGCACGGCCGGAACGCCTACGGCATGCTCCAATCCGAGATGGGGGTGCACCGGCTCGTCCGCATCAGCCCCACTGACGAGAGGAAGCGGCGCCACACGACCTTCGCCAAGGTCGACGTCCTGCCGGTGCTGCCCGCCGAGATCGAGGTCGAGATCCGTGACGAGGACCTTCGAGTCGACGTCTACCGTTCGTCGGGTCCGGGAGGTCAGTCGGTGAACACGACCGACTCGGCCGTCCGCATAACACACTCGCCGACCGGCATAGTCGTGACCTGCCAGAACGAGAAGAGCCAGACCAAGAACAAGGAGACCGCCCTGACGATCCTGCGGGCGAGGGTGTACGAGCTGGAGAAGGCTAAGCGTGAAGCTGAACTAGAGGAATTGCGCGGGGAGAAGCGCGACATCGCGTTCGGCAGCCAGATCCGCAGCTACGTGCTGTACCCGTACCAGATGGTCAAGGACCACCGCACGGAGATCGAGACGGGCAACGTGAGCGCCGTGCTGGACGGCGAGCTGGAGGAGTTCGTCGTGGGCTTCCACCGGTGGCGTGTGGGGGAGGAGGGCATCCGTCCGACCGCCCCCGCGGCTGCGGGGAGCGGCGAGTGA
- a CDS encoding SpoIIE family protein phosphatase has translation MASRVEDRNRRRTDEHLPVSMRPLQEAVESIVEVVKAISERGRLSILSVDPSTGTLSVSASLGEPALPAGRSLRLEPGSGLARMLSEARELVIGVDDGALPEEVRSLSRSFGFRTSFLVPLTPLGRLVGWAVIDEPDSERAFGERERRLLSAAVRQASTLLENLELRDRVSSRQRTFEGIAHLGVVLTSTLRLDEAARQVVEYGSILTGLRAFILLYRPEGAAEFAVLAGEGVSERVTNCVLEPIEVAAIDLERIRVYTTADLRSITRSKLFDHCELEGFAYALVAPLSTEGGRLKGMLIGLDRRVLQLDEEQEVAFHLLVMQATNAVWNAERYEEQMRAQRELATQLARSTTLREAAVAATSSADVDEVARGVLEALREHLGHRAGDIRLLEADGVHLTLIAAFGYPEPTVRRIARARTDDPSLLALRAVREDRLLTHDDDVLSPERLAFLRGSGVLEERHASVPIRSRGAVLGTLTLVFEVRRPFAPEELALMQTVADVVGQAFENMRVYQAEHDLAETLQSSLLILPERVPGVVFEHLYHSAAEAARVGGDFYDVFELEHGRLGIVIGDVSGKGVDAAALTMVTRNAIRAYAYEGASPARTLAKVNEMVLRMSDPSSFVTALFGVLDPARRDLVYCAAGHPPGLVRRRDGRLEATASSSPFLGAFDSLEFVDESALLGSGDILFLYTDGVLEARRGDRELFGEERLFEALSGASTPVRAVTEVFERLTAFAGGELSDDVALLAVMPAPPPA, from the coding sequence TTGGCGTCACGTGTCGAGGACAGGAACCGGCGTCGCACCGACGAACATCTGCCGGTCTCGATGCGTCCACTGCAGGAGGCGGTCGAGTCGATCGTCGAGGTCGTGAAGGCGATCTCCGAGCGCGGCCGCCTCAGCATACTGTCCGTGGACCCCTCCACCGGTACCCTCTCCGTATCCGCCTCGCTGGGAGAGCCCGCGTTGCCCGCAGGCCGGTCCCTCCGGCTGGAGCCCGGCAGCGGGCTTGCTCGCATGCTGTCGGAGGCGCGTGAGCTCGTGATCGGCGTCGATGACGGGGCGCTGCCGGAGGAGGTCAGGAGCCTCTCGCGCTCCTTCGGCTTCAGGACATCCTTCCTCGTCCCGCTGACACCGCTTGGGCGGCTCGTCGGATGGGCCGTGATAGACGAGCCGGACAGCGAGCGCGCCTTCGGCGAGCGGGAACGGCGACTGCTCTCCGCGGCGGTGCGGCAAGCGAGCACGCTGTTGGAGAACCTGGAGCTGCGCGATCGGGTCTCCTCGCGTCAGAGGACCTTCGAGGGGATCGCGCACCTCGGGGTGGTGCTGACCTCGACTCTGCGCCTGGATGAGGCCGCGCGCCAGGTGGTCGAGTACGGTTCGATCCTCACGGGCCTGCGCGCGTTCATCCTCCTCTACCGCCCGGAGGGCGCCGCCGAGTTCGCGGTGCTGGCAGGTGAGGGCGTCTCCGAGCGGGTCACCAACTGCGTGTTGGAACCGATCGAGGTCGCGGCGATCGACCTGGAGCGGATACGCGTGTACACGACCGCCGACCTGCGGTCGATCACTCGGTCGAAGCTCTTCGACCACTGCGAGCTCGAGGGCTTCGCCTACGCGCTCGTCGCCCCGTTGAGCACGGAGGGCGGCAGGCTCAAAGGGATGCTGATCGGACTGGACAGACGGGTCCTGCAGCTCGACGAGGAACAGGAAGTGGCGTTCCACCTGCTCGTGATGCAGGCGACCAATGCAGTATGGAACGCCGAGCGCTACGAGGAACAGATGCGAGCACAGCGGGAACTGGCCACGCAGCTCGCGCGTAGCACGACCCTGCGGGAAGCGGCGGTGGCCGCGACCTCGAGCGCGGATGTGGACGAAGTCGCGCGGGGCGTGCTGGAGGCGCTCAGGGAACACCTCGGGCACCGCGCCGGCGACATCAGGCTTCTCGAGGCGGACGGCGTCCACCTGACGCTGATCGCCGCGTTCGGCTATCCCGAGCCCACCGTGCGGCGGATCGCGCGGGCGCGCACGGACGACCCCTCGCTGCTGGCGTTGCGCGCTGTGCGGGAGGATCGCCTGCTCACGCATGACGACGATGTCCTGTCGCCGGAGCGTCTGGCCTTCCTTCGCGGGTCCGGCGTGCTCGAGGAGCGCCATGCCTCCGTTCCCATCCGAAGCCGGGGTGCCGTGCTCGGCACGCTCACGCTCGTGTTCGAGGTTCGCAGGCCGTTCGCGCCCGAGGAACTGGCCCTCATGCAGACGGTTGCGGACGTCGTTGGTCAGGCGTTCGAGAACATGCGCGTCTACCAGGCCGAGCACGACCTCGCCGAGACGCTGCAGAGCTCCCTGCTCATCCTGCCGGAACGGGTGCCGGGCGTCGTGTTCGAGCACCTCTACCACTCGGCGGCGGAGGCCGCTCGGGTGGGAGGCGACTTCTACGACGTCTTCGAGCTGGAGCACGGGCGGCTCGGCATCGTCATCGGCGACGTATCGGGCAAGGGGGTGGACGCCGCCGCGCTGACGATGGTGACCCGCAATGCCATACGGGCGTATGCCTACGAGGGCGCCTCGCCCGCCCGGACCCTCGCCAAGGTGAACGAGATGGTGTTGCGGATGAGCGATCCGAGCTCCTTCGTCACCGCGCTCTTCGGCGTGCTCGACCCGGCTCGTCGCGACCTCGTGTATTGCGCTGCCGGCCATCCTCCGGGCCTCGTCAGGCGCAGGGATGGCCGGCTGGAAGCGACCGCCAGCTCCTCTCCGTTCCTCGGCGCGTTCGACTCCCTCGAGTTCGTGGACGAGTCGGCTCTCCTCGGCTCCGGCGACATCCTCTTCCTGTACACCGACGGCGTGCTGGAAGCTCGCAGGGGCGACCGCGAGCTCTTCGGCGAGGAGCGTCTCTTCGAGGCGCTCTCGGGTGCGAGCACGCCGGTGCGGGCGGTCACGGAGGTGTTCGAGCGGCTGACGGCCTTCGCCGGCGGCGAGCTGTCCGACGACGTCGCGTTGCTCGCCGTGATGCCGGCGCCGCCTCCGGCCTGA
- the secA gene encoding preprotein translocase subunit SecA, producing MANVLTRLLTMGEGRQLREYQGTVARVNELEPDIQKLSDEALRGKTEEFRRRVADGETLDDLLPEAFAVCREAAWRSLGMRHFDVQLIGAMVLHSGQIAEMKTGEGKTLVATLAVYLNALAGDGVHVVTVNDYLAKRDSEWMGRVYRFLGMDVGLIQAQMPNSQRVPAYRADVTYGTNSEFGFDYLRDNMVVHPGDRVQRGHHYAIVDEVDSILIDEARTPLIISGAGTKSADTYKQFARVVPRLRLDVDFELDEAKRTVAVTEEGLAKVERELGIEDLYMDPSGQLVNHLQQALRAQFLFKKDVEYVVKDGEVLIVDEFTGRLMYGRRYSEGLHQAIEAKEKQHVREENQTLATITLQNYFRLYGKLAGMTGTAVTEDAEFREIYKLPVMVIPTHMPMIRDDRDDLIYRTVEAKFEAVVNEVAERHAAGQPCLVGTISIENSERLSRMLAKRGIKHNVLNAKFHEMEAHIIAQAGRLGAVTIATNMAGRGTDIVLGGNPETLVDDLLIERGIKPEEATEEQRAEALESAKRVTAEEHVKVVEAGGLAVIGTERHDSRRIDNQLRGRSGRQGDPGLSQFYLSLGDDLMRLFGGDRMDRISRLMERTQIPDDMPIQAGLVSKAIESAQRQVEAMNFAARKHVLEYDDVMNRQREVIYGERNRVLDGKDIHGRVQEMIRERVEAGVLEFCPERVYPEEWDWDGVEGWLHELTGTEGLAARMRDASGDTDNPHELADLLAEEVQRLYGAKEEELGPENLRELERQVMLRVIDTRWMDHLLEMDYLKEGIGLRAMAQVDPLVAYKGEAFEMFGSLVASVNEDFLRTLMRIQVVREERPEPAVRDVSYSAPSEQSIFAGAQRAAASAVSGPSPDAISAASAAAGGSAAAATIVKDKEDPFADVGRNDPCPCGSGKKYKKCHGAIA from the coding sequence ATGGCCAACGTGCTCACGCGGCTGCTCACGATGGGCGAGGGCCGCCAGCTCCGCGAATACCAGGGGACCGTGGCTCGCGTCAACGAGCTCGAACCCGACATACAGAAGCTCTCCGATGAGGCGCTGAGGGGCAAGACCGAGGAGTTCCGCCGCCGGGTGGCCGACGGCGAGACCCTCGACGACCTGCTCCCCGAAGCGTTCGCGGTATGTCGCGAGGCAGCCTGGCGCTCGCTCGGGATGCGCCACTTCGACGTGCAGCTCATCGGCGCAATGGTGCTGCACAGCGGCCAGATCGCAGAGATGAAGACCGGTGAGGGCAAGACGCTGGTCGCCACGCTGGCAGTCTACCTCAACGCGCTCGCGGGCGACGGCGTGCACGTCGTCACGGTCAACGACTACCTGGCCAAGCGCGACTCCGAGTGGATGGGGCGGGTCTACCGCTTCCTCGGCATGGACGTCGGCCTGATCCAGGCGCAGATGCCGAACTCCCAGCGCGTGCCGGCCTACCGCGCGGACGTCACGTATGGCACGAACAGCGAGTTCGGCTTCGACTACCTGCGCGACAACATGGTCGTGCACCCCGGCGACCGAGTGCAGCGGGGCCATCACTACGCCATCGTGGACGAGGTGGACTCGATCCTGATCGACGAGGCGCGCACCCCGCTGATCATCTCCGGCGCCGGTACCAAGTCGGCCGACACCTACAAGCAGTTCGCCAGGGTCGTTCCTCGGCTGCGCCTAGACGTCGACTTCGAGCTCGACGAGGCGAAGCGCACCGTCGCCGTTACCGAGGAGGGTCTGGCCAAGGTCGAGCGCGAACTGGGCATCGAGGACCTCTACATGGACCCGTCGGGCCAGCTCGTGAACCACCTCCAGCAGGCGCTGCGCGCGCAGTTCCTGTTCAAGAAGGACGTGGAGTACGTCGTCAAGGACGGCGAGGTGCTCATCGTAGACGAGTTCACCGGCCGCCTGATGTACGGCCGACGCTACTCGGAGGGCCTCCACCAGGCTATCGAGGCCAAGGAGAAGCAGCACGTCCGCGAGGAGAACCAGACGCTCGCCACGATCACCCTGCAGAACTACTTCCGCCTCTACGGCAAGCTCGCCGGAATGACGGGCACCGCGGTCACGGAGGACGCCGAGTTCCGCGAGATCTACAAGCTGCCCGTGATGGTCATCCCGACACACATGCCGATGATCCGCGACGACCGCGACGACCTCATCTACCGCACGGTGGAGGCCAAGTTCGAAGCCGTCGTGAACGAGGTAGCCGAGCGGCACGCCGCCGGGCAGCCGTGTCTGGTCGGCACGATATCGATCGAGAACTCCGAGCGCCTCTCGCGTATGCTCGCCAAGCGGGGTATCAAGCACAACGTGCTCAACGCCAAGTTCCACGAGATGGAAGCGCACATAATCGCGCAGGCCGGACGGCTGGGCGCGGTGACGATCGCCACGAACATGGCGGGCCGAGGTACCGACATCGTTCTCGGCGGCAACCCCGAGACGCTCGTCGACGACCTGCTGATCGAGCGGGGCATCAAACCCGAGGAGGCCACCGAGGAGCAGCGCGCCGAGGCCCTCGAAAGCGCGAAGCGCGTCACCGCCGAGGAGCACGTCAAGGTGGTCGAGGCCGGCGGACTCGCCGTCATCGGCACGGAGCGGCACGACTCGCGGCGCATCGACAACCAGCTCCGGGGGCGCTCGGGCCGTCAGGGCGATCCCGGCTTGAGCCAGTTCTATCTCTCGCTGGGCGACGACCTGATGAGGCTCTTCGGCGGAGACCGTATGGACCGCATCTCGCGGTTGATGGAGCGCACGCAGATCCCCGACGACATGCCGATACAGGCCGGGCTCGTCAGCAAGGCGATCGAGAGCGCGCAGCGCCAGGTCGAGGCGATGAACTTCGCCGCGCGCAAGCACGTGCTCGAGTACGACGACGTCATGAACCGGCAGCGAGAGGTCATCTACGGCGAGCGCAACCGTGTGCTGGACGGCAAGGACATCCATGGGCGGGTGCAGGAGATGATCCGGGAGCGCGTGGAGGCGGGCGTGCTCGAGTTCTGTCCGGAGCGCGTGTACCCCGAGGAGTGGGACTGGGACGGTGTGGAGGGCTGGCTGCACGAGCTGACGGGTACCGAGGGGCTGGCCGCCCGGATGCGGGACGCTTCGGGCGACACCGACAACCCCCACGAGCTGGCCGACCTGCTGGCCGAGGAGGTGCAGCGCCTCTACGGCGCCAAGGAGGAGGAACTGGGGCCGGAGAACCTGCGCGAGCTCGAGCGCCAGGTCATGCTGCGCGTCATCGACACGCGCTGGATGGACCACCTGCTGGAGATGGACTACCTGAAGGAGGGCATCGGGCTCCGGGCGATGGCCCAGGTGGATCCGCTGGTGGCGTACAAGGGTGAGGCGTTCGAGATGTTCGGCTCGCTGGTCGCCAGCGTCAACGAGGACTTCCTCCGCACGCTCATGCGCATCCAGGTCGTGCGCGAGGAGCGGCCCGAACCGGCCGTGCGAGACGTGTCCTACTCCGCCCCCAGCGAGCAGAGCATCTTCGCGGGCGCCCAGCGGGCTGCCGCTTCGGCGGTCAGCGGGCCGAGCCCCGATGCGATCTCCGCGGCCTCGGCTGCGGCCGGCGGGTCCGCGGCGGCGGCGACGATCGTCAAGGACAAGGAAGACCCGTTCGCCGACGTGGGGCGCAACGATCCGTGCCCCTGCGGCAGCGGCAAGAAGTACAAGAAGTGCCACGGCGCGATCGCGTAG